A region of Nitrospirae bacterium YQR-1 DNA encodes the following proteins:
- a CDS encoding CPBP family intramembrane metalloprotease, translated as MTEAGALLCAVAMAWYYEFDLIPTPKNILKEAAYGILFAVFPFGLFVFTLSKAADNIAFLKKSRIFMLKEIRGLFSEATVGDIFFISIIAGICEEAFFRGALQIKTGLITSSLVFGLFHFINPVYFVFATLMGLYLGALYSFTGTLLAPMLCHFAYDFAALCYLANYTDTKLHSFD; from the coding sequence ATGACAGAAGCAGGCGCTCTGTTGTGTGCCGTTGCCATGGCCTGGTACTATGAGTTTGACCTCATCCCAACCCCTAAGAACATTTTAAAAGAGGCTGCTTACGGCATCCTCTTTGCAGTTTTTCCATTTGGCCTCTTTGTCTTCACTCTTTCAAAAGCCGCCGACAATATTGCTTTCCTTAAAAAATCAAGAATCTTTATGCTTAAAGAGATAAGAGGTCTGTTTTCAGAGGCAACGGTAGGAGATATTTTTTTTATTTCAATAATTGCCGGCATTTGTGAGGAAGCCTTTTTCCGTGGAGCTCTTCAGATAAAGACCGGATTGATAACATCGAGTCTGGTCTTTGGGCTTTTTCATTTTATTAACCCTGTGTATTTTGTCTTTGCAACACTCATGGGTTTATACCTGGGTGCTCTGTACTCCTTCACCGGAACCCTGCTTGCCCCCATGCTCTGTCACTTCGCTTACGACTTTGCCGCCCTCTGCTACCTGGCAAATTACACTGATACCAAGTTGCATTCATTCGATTAA